CTAAGGGTGTATCTGAAGTTTAATTACCTCGTCTAGCCAATAATGGTATGTCTGACTTATGGTTGTCTTCCTCCAAGCTTCAAGATCAAAGATGTTCATGCCATAGGCCCATGCACATTCATTCGGATCAAAACTTTTTGCTATTAGTGGATGAGAAAAGTTCAAATAGCTTTTGAATCGCTTTGACATGACAAACTTATCCCTTCCTCTACATGTTTCCACTGCTCCATTTACTTTCCCCCTCATGTCAATGTCCCATAGAGGTGAAAGATCAGTTTGAATCACAATGTCATCGTCTAGGAAGACCACTTTGTTGAGGCTGGGAAACAACTGCAATTAAGTTGATAGTTGTGAGACCATAGGTCTTGTGAAGTTTAGGCTACAGGCTGTCAGATATTAAAAACTTTACCTCTGGCAAATGTATCCTTATGTGATTCATTGGTGAATTGTACTTGGGACTGAGCGCTTGCAACTTTGCAGCAATGACATAAGGCTTTTCGGTGTTATTTGCCACAATAGCTGATGACCCTCCCCTAAATTGTGACCGCACCTTTTGATCCTTTTCCATTGCTTCTAGCACTGGGACCCTCCCCTTTGTCAACCAATCAAAATGATGCAACCCTTTAACTTCAATGACCGCTGGAGTCAAAGGATGCAATGAGAACCATGCCTGCATTGGAGAGTATGTCTTTCTATCTGTGATTATATGGAGGACAACCCTTTCAGGGTGCAATGAGTTGTACACAAGTGATGATGCAACAACTGAGGTAGCAAGTACATTGTCGGAGGCAAGAACaaagtggaaaaatgagttATCAACCAGGGCAGGGATGAGCTCTGGTGATGGGAGCTGGAGCCGAGCATTGGCATTGCTAGAGTGCTCATTTGCTAATCTGAGTGTGAGGCAGTACAGCTGTTTTGGTATGCTACTTGATGCCACATGCCGGTAGAGGTATTCTTGAATTTTTGCACTTCTTGTCCTTTGTTCAAGGAGTGTGACCTGTACGAAGTTAGGAGAAAGATGAGATTACATCTTGGTGATCAATAATATTACAGAAACAATGCAATCTTGAAGAAGCTTCCATTTGTTAAGTCAGATGCAAATCTGCAGAAGTTTAGAGGCTCAATAATACCGCCTTAGTTGCATTATGTGCCTTGGTTTAACTTTCTGCCCTAGTCTAGGAATATGGCATGATGCTTGTTTTTTATCAAAATGGCGGTGTTAGTTTCATAGGTGATATTTTACTTGTGAAACTTTGCTGATACTTCACCTGAAATATTCCAGTTGAGGAGTTTTGAAGAGGCATATAAGAAAATGCTCTTTATGCTTTGTTAAGCTGATACGTATAAATGTATTACTTGTGAAACTTTTCTGATGCTTGAACTATTCAGGACATGATTTTACAGATACTAGCAGTTGAGGAATTTTAAAAAGGGATATAAGAAAAAGCTCTTTAAGCTTTGTTAAGCTGATACGTAGAAATGTACTTTTCTGACAGAAGTTTAAGTAGATTGTTGATTGATGTGAAGGGAGCACACTACCATAGCCTTAAGCTTCAGCGCAAATGCCTTTGCATCTGGTCTACTATCTCTTATTTCAGCCATGAAATCTTCCAGTGTTTGAGGAATCTGGGGCCCTGCTTGTAGCTCATCTTGGTTTACAGGTTCCTCTAGTACTTGATATATCACTTCTGGGACctaagagacaaaaaaaaaaaaaaagtttaattaatagATCAGAACATAGGAGTAGTAAGCATATAATGCTCTCGACAAAAGAAAGGTTAGGGAATTACAGTTGATTCAGTTCTTCTTCCAAGAATCCTTGGTCCTAATCTTTTCCCCAAGCAACCTAAAATGGCAAGATAAAGTTGTAAGGTAATGCAATACTTACCATCAGTCTGATGAAGAAAGAACACTGTATTCTGATAGCCAGAAGCATTAATATCTGTATGGAAAGCATATTATTTGGAAACATTACATGTTATTCCCTAATCACATTTTCCCACCACCTTTTTATCTGTCCAACAACCCTCCTCTTTCACATAAAATTTGTTATagtaaataattcaaaaacATTTTCTAAATAATCTTCAATCCAAATAGTTTTTCTAGCTGTATCTGTGAAAGGAGGAGCATCTTATGGCAGCATGATTGAATGTGGATCCTGATTGTTAGGTTCCAGATGCTATTTGACTGCAGTAAAATCGCTCTGATACTTGGTATTCAGCGATTTTTTGCCATTCCTAAAAGAACATCAAATGGAGTGCTGGAAAACCTGTTACATTATGCCAATTTGATGGCAATATTTGTCTTCCAATATGAATATGTAGTATTACGGGTTATTATGACCAATAAAAGCCATTTATGGCACTTCCTTGACGCCATACTCTCATCAACCATTCAGTAATGGTACCTTCAATTGCCAGGATTAACCATTCTACAGATGCCTATGACCAATCTGGGCGACCTGTTGCATGTTGCTTCTCTAGATCATGGTACAAAAAATTTGTGTGACTATAgttttctgttctttttttcaatttacCTGGTTAATTTAACACCGGGGATTTTAATGGGGTTCTGCTGAGATTTCATGCATCTGATTAGGCTACTACTGAATGGCAAATCTAATAACCAGCAATAACTCCCTGTTCACCCTACCACGGTAATTTACATATCTTTTCTCTAGACAAAGGATATTTTTCCAGTGGGTGTATCAAGAATGTAAAAACAACTATATTCCATGTGAAATGTCTCTGTTTTTGGCAACATTACTGACTGTCTATTAATTGTCCCGGCAAAACCTGGATTGGCTTTTGAATCAAGAGTTTAACGTTAATGCTGAAATCTAGGCATTCAGTAACGTACAAAATTTGGGTTCATTTCTAATTTTGCAAACTGAAGCCTTGTCGGGTCCTCAAGtgtttttcatgttttaattattctaaatgaTGCACGTCTCTCGTCTTCTGTGTGTgtatggagagagagagagagggaaagaaatgTACCAATTGATGAACACTTGGTATCTCGGTCGATATTATCCACAGCCGTGAGCACAAAGATGAAACGGAGGAGGAATGTGAAGAACAAAAGTGAATAGAAGACCATCCTATATGAAAATCTTCTTGATCCAACTTTCACTTTGATGAACTCTTTAAAACCTTTTGCTGGTAACACCGTTACATGCCTGAGACTCGGCGATATATGAAGCTGCATTGTGGCTCTGGAAACTAATACAGAAAAACCAGAAGAGAACACAATGCTgcactaaaaaaaaagaaaaaaaaagtctcccCCCACTTCTGGTACGTCCCTCAATCACAAGCTTGCTAGTACCTCATCAGGCAATGGCCCAAGAAGAACTTTTGAGTTCAATTGCAAAAACCCATGAAGGAGAGATACAGTAAAAGGAAGGTTATTTTAAGGGTTGTTATCAGTCACCTAACCTTGCTTAGCATATTGGTTAGACATGTAAGGTTTACAGGCggttatatatattatttttggcAGAGAAGAGTTGTTTGAAGGAAAAAGACTTGAGATGGAAACAAGAATCTGCACCTGTTTTTGCGGCCTTTTGGCTTGGTTTTGAAGAAGGGAAGTTGAAACAAaaggagaggagagaaagaCAGGGCACAAGCGTATTGATACACAAGAAGCAGGGAGCTGCAAATGTGATGTATTGTTTGTTGAATATTTGttgttgtttgtttgttgctttGCTTGGCTTTGCCTCCACATGAAGTTTTAAAGCATAGCAAGGTTTGAAAAAACATATGTGGTTTGGGGTTTGACGGAAACAGAGTTTCTAAATGGAAAACGACTGACCAATTCCAAGTTTGAGATACTCTACAAGCCAAAGCCAGAGGAGATGACTGCAAAGAGTGGGGTTGGGGGTTTGGTTGTTGGTCTGTTGGAGTGAAAATTACAGGAAGACTATATTTTGTTTTCTGAGAAATTAGGTTGTCTAATCTAATTTACTCGAGTATGTAATTAGTATATTAGCCAATTTCTTTTAAAAGGTCTCTTTTGTCAGAAAGTTGGGACGTCAACTTTGTCATCTACTGAATTGTGCTTATCCTTTTCTTGGTCAAGAAATCATGCTAATACCATCTTATTGGGGAAAGAAAGGGGGACGACAAGAAGCATAAGCTCTCACATTCTTTCTTTTGGTGTCATGATTTGCTCATGATATTAATACTTCTATATTATGTTCGAGGAAGTTTTAGATGCATTTTCCAAATGGAGAATCTaggaaggcaaaaaaaaaaaaaaaaacccatctAAATGACATATGGTGTAATTATATTTCTAGTTCTTGACTGGTAAGCGCATAACGATTTGCCATCAGTTTTAAAAGATAAATGAGGATCTGACACTGCTTTCTTAAATTTTTAAGTAAGATCATTAATCCCTGCAAGAATGACATAATTTAGTTTTAGTAatccaatttttgatttatgcTTGCTGGGATGCAAAGGATGCTTGAGTTTAAGTTAGACCCCCTCTCATTTGTGACTCTCAAGCAAGTGAGGTTTTCCATCCGGTAGGGTAGGGGCCTCCCATTTCCAATTGTCATCCTCTAAGCATATTACTAATAATTAACATAGGAATATTAAACAGACACGAGCTCCATGATGCAGAAGATTGATCAGGTAAAGGGCTTTAGTCATTTCCTTCAGCAATAATCAAAAAAGTGGCCTGACAAATATTCAACCGAGGGATTAAAACAAATTGGGTAGCcgaagaaattttcaaactctGAAGTTGCTTGTAAtaatggggggggggggggggggggctggGACTGTTTTCATGAATCAAACTTAACAATACCCTCTGCTAATGAAATTCCAACCTTATATAACCCCGTTATTTTAACTCTTCATACAAAAGAATCAAGCCTTTCAACGTCTCAGAAGGCTTGGAAAAGTGATCAACTGCCGAGTGCATACGTCTGAAACAAGCTAGTGTGGATTAAAGCGAGGAAATGAAAGAACTCTTCCTCTAAGATTCTGCAAGTCCACCAAATCATGCGTTGGCTAAACTTCCCCAGTTTCTAAGTTTGTGAAGCCGAGGTGGAATTACTTGGCCGTGCAACTTCAACTAATTAACTGCCATACCTCGAAGAGGGTATCCGCTAGAATCCAGGACACAAGCACTGCAAAAGAAATATGAGAACGACTGAGGGTGCTCACCTCGGCCATCTCGCATGCCCGAGGTGAACTCACCTCGTCCCTCATCGGAGCTCATCCGTGCCCTTGGGCATACCCCCTAAGCTCGGCCATCTCCCCAGCCTACCGTGTAGGTGACCTCGGCAACTCCACCTCAGCTGCACGCTGATGACGCCAAGACACCTGACATCACCCGGGATcagtgctttatctgaaaagcactgtCGCACTTAATGACCACTGCGAAGGACTCCTCGTCACCCTGTCCaggcggctacagtgtcagagtcaggCCACCTGACAGGGAACAGAGCCGTAATGGCAGGGCATGGGTCCCACCGACATAAGACCTCCGTCCTGCCCTCCACTCTCACcctataaataccccacacactcc
The DNA window shown above is from Coffea arabica cultivar ET-39 chromosome 5e, Coffea Arabica ET-39 HiFi, whole genome shotgun sequence and carries:
- the LOC140006751 gene encoding probable galacturonosyltransferase 12, with product MQLHISPSLRHVTVLPAKGFKEFIKVKVGSRRFSYRMVFYSLLFFTFLLRFIFVLTAVDNIDRDTKCSSIGCLGKRLGPRILGRRTESTVPEVIYQVLEEPVNQDELQAGPQIPQTLEDFMAEIRDSRPDAKAFALKLKAMVTLLEQRTRSAKIQEYLYRHVASSSIPKQLYCLTLRLANEHSSNANARLQLPSPELIPALVDNSFFHFVLASDNVLATSVVASSLVYNSLHPERVVLHIITDRKTYSPMQAWFSLHPLTPAVIEVKGLHHFDWLTKGRVPVLEAMEKDQKVRSQFRGGSSAIVANNTEKPYVIAAKLQALSPKYNSPMNHIRIHLPELFPSLNKVVFLDDDIVIQTDLSPLWDIDMRGKVNGAVETCRGRDKFVMSKRFKSYLNFSHPLIAKSFDPNECAWAYGMNIFDLEAWRKTTISQTYHYWLDENLKSDLSLWQLGTLPPGLIAFHGHIHVIDPFWHMLGLGYQENTTIETAENAGVIHFNGRAKPWLDIAFPQLRPLWTKYINFSDKFIKSCHIRAS